The genomic segment AAGGACTGTCGGCCCTCGGTGTGGCATTCCTGGCACTGCGCACGAAATACGAGACGGCCCGCCTGCCGGTCGGCGTGAGTCAGATCGACCTCGCCCCCCTGCGCGCTCGTCGATGGAGCCGTCGCAGCCGGCGGCGCTCCGGGAGCGGCGGTCATCGAGAATCGGTTCACCACGACGGCGAGCAGCACGCCTACCAGTAGTGCGAGCGCGACCAGGGCGATGCCGGCGCGGTCGCCGAGCGCGGTCATTTGCTCCCCTCCGAGAACGACATGACGTATTGCGCCACTTCCTCCACATCCTCATGGCTGAGCTGCCCCAGAAATGCGGGCATGATGGCCGTGCGCGACATCCGTTGCGGCTCCTCGATGTAGGAGTGGATGTAGTTTGCATCGCGGCGCTTGCCCTCACCGACCAGCGATGGCGCCTCGGCGGTCCCCTCTCCGCTCGCGCCGTGGCAACCGGCGCAGTACTGGCGGTACTGCGTTCGGCCGAGGACCTGCATCGCCGTCAGGCGGACGCCGTGCTCCTCCACCCCGGCCGGCGGCGTCGTCAGCATCGCCGCGGTGGTAAGGAATCCGATTCCCCCGGCGAGTAGGACCGCCACACCGCTGGCCATCGGCCGTTTGCTGAGGCGACGCTCGCTTCCCGCGTCGAGGAACGGTAGGAGAACGAGCGCCACGAACGCCAGGAGCGGCAGCAGGACCACCCCAACCCACTCGAGCTGACCGGGAAAATACTTGAGGAGCTGGAAGAGGAACAGGAAATACCACTCGGGCCTCGGGATGTATGCGGTATTCGTCGGGTCGGCTGGCGCCTCGAGCGGCGCGCCGAAGACCATCGCCAGACCCAGGAGCACGAGGAACACCACCACGGCGATGGTGAGGTCTTCGACGATGATGTCGGGCCAGAACGGGCGCCCCGCTTGCTTGAAGAATGCGTAGCGGGCCGCGTCGGGCCGATAACCCCGCGTCGCTTCTTCTTCGCGAAGGCGCTCCGCCGCAGCCTGCTCGGCATTCCAGAGGGTCGGTGGCACGGACACGCCATGCCAGATCACCAGCGCGACGTGGCCGACCAGGAGCGAGATCAACGCGCCCGGAAGGAGAAGCGTGTGGAGGGCGTAGAAGCGCGTGAGAGCGGCGGCGCCCAGCTCAGTGCCCCCGCGCGCGAGCCGCAAAACGAAGTCCCCAATCAGCGGGATCGTCCCGGCCATGTTCGTCCCAACGCTCGTCGCCCAATACGCCTTCTCATCCCATGGGAGCAGGTAGCCCGTGAACGAAAAGGCGAGGGTGAGGGCGAGGAGCCCAACGCCGAGGAGCCACGTCACCTCCCGCGGGCGCTTGTAGGCGGCGAGCGTGAACACGACGACGAGGTGCGCGCCCACGAGGACCACCATCGCGCTAGAGCCCCAGTGATGAAGTCCGCGGACGAGGCGGCCGAAGGCGACGCGATCGTTGATGTACGACACGCTCTCATACGCGTGGTCCGGAGTCGGCGCGTAATACAGGGCCAGGACGACGCCGGTCACCAGCTGCAGGGTGAACACGAAGAGAGCGGCGAAGCC from the Chloroflexota bacterium genome contains:
- a CDS encoding cytochrome b N-terminal domain-containing protein translates to MRFVRAGSLGEWLEERAGTTTLGRTLFLRNVPLGVGLLYTLGFAALFVFTLQLVTGVVLALYYAPTPDHAYESVSYINDRVAFGRLVRGLHHWGSSAMVVLVGAHLVVVFTLAAYKRPREVTWLLGVGLLALTLAFSFTGYLLPWDEKAYWATSVGTNMAGTIPLIGDFVLRLARGGTELGAAALTRFYALHTLLLPGALISLLVGHVALVIWHGVSVPPTLWNAEQAAAERLREEEATRGYRPDAARYAFFKQAGRPFWPDIIVEDLTIAVVVFLVLLGLAMVFGAPLEAPADPTNTAYIPRPEWYFLFLFQLLKYFPGQLEWVGVVLLPLLAFVALVLLPFLDAGSERRLSKRPMASGVAVLLAGGIGFLTTAAMLTTPPAGVEEHGVRLTAMQVLGRTQYRQYCAGCHGASGEGTAEAPSLVGEGKRRDANYIHSYIEEPQRMSRTAIMPAFLGQLSHEDVEEVAQYVMSFSEGSK